The stretch of DNA GAACCTTGTAGCGATCACCCTCAGCCTTTCCACCTACCAAGATTTCTACTGCCCCAGTATCGTCTACTTCACCTAGAGTAAACGTATTTTTGCCATGGGTGTCCTGAAAGCTACGGCGTACACGATGGATAGCAATCTCTTGTAATTGACCTGTAATAGCCTGCTTAGCAGCTTCATCAGTAACGCCACTGACCTCTACACTCAGATTTCTATTGACCTTAACCGTGCCACTGTGAACCTTGCCATCACAGCGAAAGCAAATCTCAGCACTGTAGCCAGGAAAGCCAGCATCCCACGTATAGCGATTTTCGTAAGCTGCTTGAAATAAAGCACGGGCATCTAATTGCTCAGTCATGGCCATCTATGTACGTCAATAATCGTCTTCTTCAGTGTAATGGCTATGGAACTCAATATGGAACTCAACACAGAGACTTTATGCGGGGTTTCCTGTCGTTTAGTCTCAACGAGGAAATGTCAGGAAATCTTTATATTC from Cyanobacteriota bacterium encodes:
- a CDS encoding DUF3386 domain-containing protein, which translates into the protein MAMTEQLDARALFQAAYENRYTWDAGFPGYSAEICFRCDGKVHSGTVKVNRNLSVEVSGVTDEAAKQAITGQLQEIAIHRVRRSFQDTHGKNTFTLGEVDDTGAVEILVGGKAEGDRYKVRNNEVCMVHRHIHGVVVTINTLSSHQTDAGYLSHRYTSVYHDPVTGELKGGPSEFEDNYEQIGGYYILTQRVIRTVRDGHAVIEEFEFTNVRLLEPALV